From Halotia branconii CENA392, the proteins below share one genomic window:
- a CDS encoding NAD(P)H-quinone oxidoreductase subunit F yields the protein MNEFLFVTSWLVPLYSLGGAILTLPWGLGIIQRTGPKPAAYLNLLTTLLAFAHSLFVFKDIWDREPENLLITWFKAADFEISFALELSPVSIGAIVLITGLSLLAQVYALGYMEKDWSLARFFALIGFFEAALNGLAINDSLFLSYCLLEVLTLSTYLLVGFWYAQPLVVTAARDAFLTKRVGDLLLLMGVVTLSNLAGSLNFSDLYEWAQTANLNPVTSTLLGLALIAGPAGKCAQFPLHLWLDEAMEGPNPASVMRNSLVVAGGAYVLYKLQPILALSPVALNALVVMGTVTAVGATLVSLAQIDIKRALSHSTSAYMGLIFLAVGLQQGGVALMLLLTHAIAKALLFMSSGSVIYTTSTQDLTEMGGLWSRMPATTTAFVVGSAGMVTLLPLGSFWAMLAWADGFVNISPWVIGVLVIVNGLTALNLTRVFRLIFWGEPQQKTRRTPEVGWQMTLPMVSLTVVTLLLPLMLQQWYLLPDWESIDWFVVSVLISSTIVGVGIGSTMYLHKAWSRSRILAWRFMQDLLGYDFYIDRVYRLTVVSAVALLSKVSAWSDRYLVDGLVNLVGFATIFGGQSLKYSISGQSQGYMLTILAVVSVLGFFISWSLGLLDKLPF from the coding sequence ATGAATGAGTTTCTATTTGTAACAAGTTGGTTAGTGCCTTTGTATAGCTTAGGAGGTGCGATTTTAACATTGCCCTGGGGACTAGGAATCATTCAGCGTACAGGGCCAAAACCTGCGGCATATTTAAACTTGTTGACAACCCTTTTAGCTTTTGCCCATAGCCTGTTTGTATTTAAAGATATTTGGGATAGAGAGCCAGAAAATTTACTGATTACCTGGTTTAAAGCAGCAGATTTTGAAATATCCTTTGCCTTAGAACTCTCGCCAGTGAGTATTGGGGCAATAGTTTTAATCACAGGATTAAGTCTATTAGCACAGGTATATGCTTTGGGCTACATGGAAAAAGACTGGTCGTTGGCACGTTTTTTTGCACTGATTGGATTTTTTGAAGCGGCGCTGAACGGTCTAGCGATTAATGATTCTTTGTTTCTGAGCTATTGCCTTTTAGAAGTTTTGACTCTTTCGACTTATTTACTAGTGGGCTTTTGGTATGCTCAACCGCTAGTAGTGACAGCAGCGCGCGATGCTTTTTTAACTAAGCGAGTCGGAGATTTGTTGCTACTTATGGGTGTGGTGACGCTTTCTAACTTAGCTGGAAGTTTGAACTTTTCTGATTTATATGAATGGGCGCAAACGGCTAACTTGAACCCGGTAACATCAACCTTATTGGGGCTAGCATTGATTGCTGGGCCAGCGGGTAAATGTGCCCAATTTCCTCTACACCTGTGGTTAGATGAGGCGATGGAAGGGCCTAACCCTGCTTCGGTAATGCGAAATTCACTGGTAGTAGCTGGTGGTGCTTATGTACTTTATAAATTGCAACCAATTTTAGCTTTATCTCCAGTGGCTTTGAATGCTTTGGTAGTGATGGGTACGGTGACAGCAGTTGGTGCAACATTAGTTTCTCTAGCACAAATTGACATCAAACGGGCTTTATCTCATTCCACCAGTGCATACATGGGATTAATCTTTTTGGCGGTAGGGTTACAACAAGGTGGCGTAGCCTTGATGTTGTTATTAACTCATGCGATCGCTAAAGCTTTATTATTTATGAGTTCTGGTTCAGTGATCTATACTACTAGTACTCAAGACTTGACAGAAATGGGTGGTTTATGGTCAAGAATGCCAGCAACTACTACTGCCTTTGTTGTGGGTTCAGCAGGAATGGTAACACTGCTACCTTTAGGAAGCTTTTGGGCGATGTTAGCTTGGGCTGATGGTTTTGTAAATATTAGCCCTTGGGTAATCGGAGTTTTAGTTATAGTCAATGGCTTGACAGCATTAAATTTGACTAGAGTATTTCGGTTAATCTTCTGGGGTGAACCGCAACAAAAGACCCGCCGTACCCCGGAGGTTGGTTGGCAAATGACATTACCAATGGTGTCATTAACTGTAGTAACTCTTTTGTTACCCCTGATGCTACAACAATGGTATTTGTTACCAGACTGGGAAAGTATTGATTGGTTTGTAGTGTCAGTACTGATTTCTTCTACTATTGTGGGGGTAGGAATTGGCTCTACAATGTATCTGCACAAAGCATGGTCAAGATCCAGAATCCTGGCGTGGCGATTTATGCAGGACTTACTAGGGTATGATTTTTACATTGACCGAGTTTATCGGCTGACGGTAGTGAGTGCAGTTGCACTGCTATCTAAGGTTTCTGCTTGGAGCGATCGCTACTTAGTTGATGGTTTAGTTAACTTGGTGGGATTTGCGACAATTTTTGGGGGGCAGAGTTTGAAATACAGTATTTCTGGTCAATCTCAAGGTTACATGTTAACCATCCTAGCGGTAGTTAGCGTCTTGGGATTTTTCATCAGCTGGTCATTAGGTCTATTAGATAAATTGCCTTTTTAA
- a CDS encoding NADH-quinone oxidoreductase subunit M produces MLSALILLPLLGAALIGFWPANLSGTPARRVALVFASIAFLWTIFLTTQFNPGDINQQFAESVPWIDVLGLNYNLGIDGLSLPLLVLNGLLTCIAIYTSEQALQRPKFYYSLILLLSAGVTGAFLAQDLLLFFLFYELELIPLYLLIAIWGGARRGYAATKFLIYTAVSGILILASFLGMVWLSGGSNFALASLNCATLPLATQTLLLAGILVGFGIKIPLVPFHTWLPDAHVEASTPISVLLAGVLLKLGTYGLLRFGMNLLPDAWSYLAPWLAIWAVVSVLYGSSCAIAQTDMKKMVAYSSIGHMGYILLAVAAATPLSVLGAVMQMVSHGLISALLFLLVGVVYEKAGSRNLEVLQGLLNPERGLPVIGSLMVMGVMASAGLPGMLGFISEFIIFRGSFAVFPLQTLLSMLGTGLTAVYFLILMNRAFFGRLSAQVTHLPRVYWSDRIPAMILAVLIIIFGVQPTWLVRWTEPTITAMVNIQNVVATVSLDKAKSKS; encoded by the coding sequence ATGCTTAGTGCTTTGATTTTGCTGCCGTTGTTGGGTGCAGCTTTAATTGGTTTCTGGCCTGCTAACCTTAGTGGAACACCTGCACGTAGGGTAGCTTTAGTCTTTGCTAGTATTGCCTTTTTATGGACTATTTTTTTAACCACTCAGTTCAACCCAGGAGACATTAATCAACAGTTTGCCGAGTCTGTGCCTTGGATTGATGTCTTAGGATTGAACTATAATCTAGGCATAGATGGTTTATCTTTACCGTTGTTAGTTTTAAATGGACTATTGACTTGTATTGCTATTTATACTAGTGAGCAGGCTCTACAACGTCCTAAATTTTATTACTCTTTGATATTACTATTAAGTGCTGGAGTTACTGGAGCATTCCTAGCACAGGATTTACTGTTATTTTTCCTATTTTACGAGCTAGAACTGATTCCTCTGTATTTGTTAATCGCGATTTGGGGTGGTGCAAGACGGGGTTATGCTGCGACAAAATTCCTTATATATACAGCAGTTTCAGGAATTTTGATTTTAGCAAGTTTCTTGGGCATGGTTTGGCTAAGTGGTGGTTCTAACTTTGCACTAGCAAGCTTGAATTGTGCAACTTTACCTTTAGCGACACAAACTTTATTACTTGCGGGGATTTTGGTAGGTTTTGGAATTAAGATTCCTTTAGTTCCCTTTCATACTTGGTTGCCAGATGCCCACGTTGAAGCTTCCACACCCATTTCTGTATTATTGGCTGGGGTACTTTTGAAGTTGGGAACTTATGGCTTACTGCGGTTTGGCATGAACTTATTGCCAGATGCTTGGAGTTATTTAGCTCCCTGGTTGGCAATTTGGGCTGTAGTAAGTGTATTATACGGCTCATCATGTGCGATCGCCCAAACCGATATGAAAAAAATGGTAGCCTATAGTTCTATTGGACACATGGGCTACATATTGTTGGCGGTAGCAGCGGCTACACCTTTAAGTGTTTTGGGTGCTGTCATGCAAATGGTTAGCCACGGCTTAATTTCTGCTTTACTATTTTTGTTGGTAGGTGTTGTATATGAAAAAGCAGGTAGTCGCAACTTAGAAGTCCTCCAAGGATTACTGAATCCAGAACGAGGTTTGCCTGTAATTGGTAGCTTAATGGTGATGGGAGTCATGGCCAGTGCTGGACTACCGGGAATGCTAGGGTTTATTTCCGAATTTATTATTTTTCGCGGAAGTTTCGCAGTTTTTCCACTGCAAACCCTTTTATCTATGCTGGGTACAGGCTTAACAGCGGTTTATTTCTTAATTTTGATGAATCGCGCCTTTTTTGGTCGCTTGTCTGCACAAGTTACCCACTTGCCCAGGGTTTATTGGAGCGATCGCATTCCCGCTATGATCTTAGCTGTGCTGATTATTATTTTTGGCGTTCAACCCACTTGGTTAGTGCGCTGGACTGAACCAACAATCACAGCAATGGTTAATATCCAAAACGTAGTAGCAACAGTGTCATTGGATAAGGCAAAAAGCAAAAGTTAA
- a CDS encoding CO2 hydration protein → MLDTRKKPKKQPLAEYIERLQKGGALLPNSPENVLEVVGILKSYGVVLDAYSKNLIYIAEHQFLVFFPFFKYFNGEFTVQKLLRHWWHDRINFEYAEYCMKAMLWHGGGGLDNYLDTEEFQARAQAVIAAKFKYNPLILGLNQLFPDFLTEQLRVSAYYTGLGQFWRVMADIFLSLSDLYDKGKITSIAEVVEHIKAGLVADASKPITYTVKIQEKVYDIIPKSVGLTFLADTAIPYVEAVFFRGTPFHGTVSYNAQAYQISPDQSRFQYGALYADPLPIGGAGIPPTLLMQDMRHYLPEYLHEVYRRSLRGEDDLLVQICISFQKSMFCVTTATILGLMPHSLDTQDPAEQNANLVYLEKWMDRLQTSRLLEVNK, encoded by the coding sequence ATGTTAGATACTAGAAAAAAGCCTAAGAAGCAACCATTAGCTGAGTATATTGAACGACTGCAAAAAGGAGGAGCATTACTCCCTAACAGTCCAGAAAATGTATTAGAAGTAGTTGGTATTCTTAAAAGCTATGGTGTAGTTTTAGATGCATATTCTAAAAATCTGATTTATATTGCTGAACATCAATTTTTAGTATTCTTTCCATTTTTTAAATATTTTAACGGAGAGTTTACTGTGCAAAAGTTACTCCGTCATTGGTGGCATGATCGGATTAATTTTGAATATGCCGAATATTGCATGAAAGCCATGCTGTGGCACGGTGGCGGCGGATTAGATAACTATTTAGATACCGAAGAATTTCAAGCAAGAGCGCAAGCAGTTATCGCGGCTAAATTTAAATATAATCCTTTAATTTTAGGACTTAATCAACTTTTTCCAGACTTTTTAACTGAACAGTTGCGAGTTTCTGCTTATTATACTGGCTTAGGTCAATTCTGGCGAGTCATGGCTGATATTTTTCTTAGCCTATCAGACTTATACGACAAAGGTAAAATCACATCAATTGCCGAAGTTGTAGAACATATTAAAGCAGGTTTAGTCGCAGATGCATCAAAACCAATTACTTATACCGTCAAAATTCAAGAAAAAGTCTATGATATTATTCCTAAATCAGTTGGTTTAACCTTCTTAGCAGACACAGCCATACCTTATGTAGAAGCAGTATTCTTCCGGGGAACTCCTTTTCATGGCACAGTTTCATACAATGCCCAAGCCTATCAAATTTCCCCAGATCAGTCACGATTTCAGTATGGCGCTTTATATGCCGACCCTCTGCCTATTGGTGGTGCGGGTATACCTCCCACTTTACTGATGCAGGATATGCGTCATTATCTGCCAGAGTATTTGCATGAAGTTTATCGCCGCAGTCTTCGAGGTGAAGATGATTTACTCGTACAAATTTGTATAAGCTTCCAAAAATCAATGTTTTGCGTGACAACGGCAACGATTTTAGGATTGATGCCTCATTCTTTAGATACTCAAGATCCAGCTGAACAAAATGCTAATTTAGTCTACTTAGAAAAGTGGATGGATAGGTTACAAACTTCCCGGTTATTAGAAGTTAACAAGTAG
- a CDS encoding alpha-amylase family glycosyl hydrolase, which produces MAKVEEFAPQKLSDTDLKPRGRVQLSPVSWRDQFLYHLLPDRFSDDNESHRELFDHTNPLRFQVKNKADWIAANTKFLGGTFRGVKSKLDYLQRLGVTTLWINSPWRQLNLETDASDSIQNFLDIDPHLGTCQDLRDLIDAAHDRRMYVILDIISNHSDHDWFYRDEMIANLARVYQYWIALVDCDGFCIKTTQNIPPQNARKFCIAIREYAQSIGKDNFLLTGKINSDNMADAYLDILGCNLSAVLDIAQAADALTTMAKGLANPCVFFDLYSENHFAGQCRQDGLYHVSILDDDISSPDCKQRFAVHSDVPNLYEQVANAVGVQLTMPGIPAIYYGTEQAFTGNTGNIEDGQFVDRYVCEAMFGGAFGAFQTADCHFFNLDHPTYLRIAAIARLRNQHDKIGKALRRGHHILRETSFCNYPFSIPQQGELVAWSQILFDTEVLMVLNTHALENRGAEVTVDAAMHSADSTMTYLYKSDWNDKQLRYPPERQTVTVQHYHDDHRAAVRIDLPPSGMAILV; this is translated from the coding sequence ATGGCTAAAGTTGAAGAATTTGCACCCCAAAAGCTCTCTGACACAGACCTAAAACCACGCGGAAGGGTTCAGTTAAGTCCTGTCAGTTGGCGAGACCAGTTCTTGTACCATCTACTACCGGATAGATTCAGTGATGATAATGAAAGTCATAGGGAACTTTTTGACCATACTAATCCTTTAAGATTCCAGGTAAAAAACAAAGCTGACTGGATAGCAGCAAATACAAAGTTTTTAGGTGGAACTTTCAGGGGAGTTAAAAGTAAGTTGGATTACTTGCAGCGATTAGGAGTAACAACACTGTGGATTAACTCCCCTTGGCGACAACTGAACTTAGAAACAGATGCTAGTGACAGCATTCAAAACTTTTTAGATATTGACCCTCACTTAGGAACTTGTCAAGATTTAAGAGATTTAATAGATGCCGCCCACGATCGCCGCATGTATGTCATCCTAGATATCATCTCTAACCATAGTGATCATGACTGGTTCTATAGAGATGAAATGATTGCAAATCTAGCGAGAGTTTATCAGTACTGGATTGCTCTTGTTGACTGCGACGGGTTTTGCATCAAGACAACCCAGAATATACCTCCTCAAAATGCCCGCAAATTCTGTATTGCTATTCGTGAATATGCTCAATCTATCGGCAAGGACAATTTTTTGCTGACTGGGAAGATAAATTCCGATAACATGGCAGATGCTTACTTAGATATTTTAGGTTGTAACCTCAGTGCTGTACTTGACATCGCCCAAGCTGCTGATGCTTTAACCACAATGGCTAAGGGTTTAGCAAACCCTTGTGTATTTTTCGATTTGTACAGCGAAAATCATTTTGCAGGGCAATGTCGGCAAGATGGTTTGTATCATGTTTCCATTTTGGATGATGATATATCATCCCCTGATTGTAAACAGCGATTTGCTGTACATAGCGATGTTCCCAACCTTTATGAACAGGTTGCTAACGCTGTTGGAGTGCAATTAACTATGCCAGGAATCCCGGCTATTTATTATGGGACAGAACAAGCTTTTACTGGCAATACAGGTAATATTGAAGATGGGCAGTTTGTAGATAGATACGTCTGTGAAGCGATGTTTGGCGGTGCTTTTGGTGCATTTCAAACAGCAGACTGTCATTTCTTCAATCTAGATCATCCCACTTATTTAAGAATTGCAGCGATCGCTCGTCTTCGCAACCAACACGATAAAATTGGTAAAGCTTTGCGTCGGGGGCATCACATCCTACGGGAAACATCATTTTGTAATTACCCATTCTCCATTCCCCAACAAGGCGAATTAGTTGCTTGGTCACAAATTTTGTTTGATACAGAAGTATTGATGGTATTGAACACCCATGCTTTAGAAAATCGTGGTGCTGAAGTGACAGTCGATGCTGCCATGCATTCTGCCGATTCAACCATGACTTATTTATACAAGAGTGATTGGAACGATAAACAACTACGCTATCCGCCAGAGAGACAAACTGTCACTGTGCAGCATTATCACGATGATCATAGGGCTGCTGTGCGGATTGATTTACCCCCCTCCGGTATGGCAATTTTGGTGTAG
- a CDS encoding PEP-CTERM sorting domain-containing protein (PEP-CTERM proteins occur, often in large numbers, in the proteomes of bacteria that also encode an exosortase, a predicted intramembrane cysteine proteinase. The presence of a PEP-CTERM domain at a protein's C-terminus predicts cleavage within the sorting domain, followed by covalent anchoring to some some component of the (usually Gram-negative) cell surface. Many PEP-CTERM proteins exhibit an unusual sequence composition that includes large numbers of potential glycosylation sites. Expression of one such protein has been shown restore the ability of a bacterium to form floc, a type of biofilm.), whose amino-acid sequence MQSATPFKRLLQATITVGVSFATLTVIGTNPAQAVNLKTFNISGNFAPAVEDNSVGLPVSLANGSFNGTYTVDVERLPASSSFVDLTSWNVNLVNDNTVLRTLSNSLAGNTAYIQENILAFADAGLLAEQNNNLYSLELYFDSNFIGRGSTNNGIFLDNSDLGSVQSSGITAVTSAKSEVVPEPRTIVGTVVVAIISLWLKRKRKAEIAA is encoded by the coding sequence ATGCAGAGTGCAACACCTTTCAAAAGATTATTGCAAGCAACTATCACCGTAGGAGTTAGTTTTGCTACGCTTACAGTTATTGGCACAAATCCAGCCCAAGCTGTCAATTTGAAAACATTTAATATTTCAGGAAATTTTGCTCCTGCGGTTGAGGATAATTCAGTAGGGCTACCTGTGAGTTTGGCAAATGGTTCTTTTAATGGGACTTACACAGTTGATGTGGAGCGATTACCTGCTTCTAGTTCTTTTGTAGATTTGACAAGTTGGAATGTCAACTTAGTCAATGACAATACTGTTTTAAGAACATTATCCAACAGTTTGGCTGGCAATACAGCTTACATTCAAGAGAACATACTTGCTTTTGCAGACGCAGGTTTATTAGCAGAGCAAAATAATAACTTGTACAGTTTAGAACTGTATTTTGACAGCAATTTCATAGGTAGGGGTAGTACCAATAATGGAATTTTCCTAGATAATAGCGATTTGGGAAGTGTCCAAAGTTCGGGCATTACTGCCGTAACTTCTGCTAAAAGTGAGGTCGTTCCTGAGCCTCGGACTATTGTTGGAACAGTAGTTGTTGCTATTATTAGTTTGTGGCTAAAAAGAAAGCGAAAAGCTGAAATAGCGGCATAA
- a CDS encoding phospholipase C: MRRLTKFYFALTLLLLPSSIIPLIFLGSAIAQDSSLQEPSQPDSNVTTQPDVTPDVAKYLNNAGKEPKLPPKILTRLLQQRIKYVFVIFNENHSFDNEYGTLPGINGLYSDGQKPRSPAKTPGFTQTYTDVNGMTIKVQPFRIGPEQNATVVDSVDHSHTGLANKLHVVNGKPQMDQFANDEYTRFASKGGAANIAEGKQFARLVMSHVDCDTIPFFWKWASRFTVFDNIFATEDTPSTPNAVAMLAGQSGETQWVKHDSSGQSYTVGSHTGTTQGVPLVNDPQPFYGSQFDTTTDNKQPAGTREYYGDDNIASNLTFASLPLTFQGRKIQAVLAGNKNPLFDLPDIQQDIPYIQKLRTEPVNWRWYQEGYDLEPTDTNGVASHNAYVTHHNGAQYFGYIANTPKVSENLRGLGDFFTDIAKDKLPKGGVFYIRGGYTNQQGLKPPITNPKTPADEIAAINAAKLGDDDHPGYTDRQISEAMAARTINAIASNPKLWQQSAIIITYDESDGFYDHVPPRILSYGPDGLPLSRGVRVPLILISPYARTHAVSHVEGDHNSVIETINTIFGLPPLASLPDEAQALAAGNSPQFNKFGPPGFEQKYLGPRDINSPITDSLLSGFDPKRLLGISPPLPASFATIPDNVVNTLPHYGGQGCRAIGITPEDKRQGIVNKVPKGFNPLPSTYPAAN, encoded by the coding sequence TTGAGACGACTTACAAAGTTCTATTTTGCTCTCACACTTTTACTACTGCCATCCTCTATCATACCGTTGATATTTCTTGGCTCGGCGATCGCACAAGATTCCTCTTTACAGGAACCTTCGCAACCAGATTCAAACGTGACAACTCAGCCAGATGTCACGCCAGATGTAGCAAAATACTTAAATAATGCGGGTAAGGAACCCAAGTTACCACCGAAGATACTGACAAGGCTGCTTCAGCAACGGATCAAATACGTTTTTGTCATCTTTAACGAAAACCATTCCTTCGACAACGAGTATGGCACCTTACCAGGTATCAACGGACTTTACTCAGACGGGCAAAAGCCTCGTAGTCCAGCAAAAACCCCAGGCTTTACTCAGACTTATACAGATGTCAACGGCATGACCATCAAAGTTCAGCCATTTCGGATTGGGCCAGAGCAGAACGCCACAGTTGTCGACAGCGTTGACCACTCACACACCGGACTTGCAAACAAGCTCCATGTTGTGAACGGTAAGCCCCAGATGGATCAATTTGCCAACGACGAGTATACGCGCTTCGCGTCAAAAGGTGGAGCAGCTAATATTGCTGAAGGCAAGCAGTTCGCACGCCTTGTGATGTCCCACGTCGATTGCGACACTATTCCGTTCTTCTGGAAGTGGGCAAGTCGCTTTACGGTCTTCGATAATATCTTTGCAACTGAGGATACCCCCTCAACCCCGAATGCAGTGGCGATGCTGGCGGGACAATCGGGTGAAACGCAGTGGGTCAAGCACGATTCGAGTGGTCAATCCTACACCGTGGGTAGCCACACAGGGACGACCCAAGGTGTACCTCTGGTCAACGACCCGCAGCCTTTCTACGGCTCCCAGTTCGACACCACAACGGACAACAAGCAGCCTGCTGGCACAAGAGAGTACTACGGCGATGACAATATCGCCTCGAACCTGACCTTCGCCAGTCTGCCACTGACTTTCCAAGGGCGTAAAATTCAGGCAGTTTTAGCTGGTAACAAAAATCCTTTATTTGATTTACCCGATATCCAGCAGGATATTCCTTATATCCAGAAACTCCGAACTGAGCCTGTTAATTGGCGCTGGTATCAAGAAGGCTACGATCTTGAACCGACTGATACCAACGGGGTCGCTTCCCACAATGCCTATGTTACCCATCACAACGGAGCGCAGTATTTTGGCTATATTGCCAACACGCCTAAAGTGAGCGAAAATCTCCGGGGGCTTGGTGACTTTTTTACTGACATAGCCAAAGATAAGCTACCCAAAGGCGGTGTGTTCTACATTCGCGGTGGCTATACAAACCAACAGGGTCTGAAGCCGCCAATTACGAACCCCAAGACACCTGCTGATGAGATTGCGGCAATCAATGCGGCAAAGTTGGGTGACGACGATCACCCAGGTTACACTGATCGCCAAATCAGCGAGGCAATGGCAGCCCGGACAATCAATGCGATCGCCTCAAATCCAAAGCTGTGGCAACAAAGTGCAATCATCATCACTTATGACGAGTCGGATGGCTTCTACGACCACGTTCCACCACGTATTTTGTCTTATGGTCCTGACGGACTGCCACTCTCCCGTGGTGTCCGCGTCCCGCTAATCTTGATTTCACCCTATGCCCGGACTCACGCCGTCTCACATGTTGAGGGCGATCACAACTCAGTGATTGAAACGATCAACACGATTTTCGGTTTGCCCCCACTTGCTAGCCTACCTGATGAAGCCCAAGCGCTTGCCGCAGGTAATTCTCCTCAGTTCAACAAGTTCGGCCCGCCAGGATTTGAGCAGAAGTACCTCGGCCCGCGTGACATCAATTCGCCGATTACTGACAGCCTGCTGTCGGGCTTCGATCCCAAGCGCTTACTCGGTATTTCACCGCCACTACCAGCCTCGTTTGCAACGATTCCTGATAATGTCGTCAACACATTACCGCATTATGGCGGCCAAGGCTGCCGGGCAATTGGAATTACACCAGAGGATAAGCGCCAGGGGATAGTCAACAAAGTTCCTAAGGGTTTTAACCCACTACCAAGCACATATCCAGCGGCTAACTAA
- a CDS encoding SDR family oxidoreductase, which produces MNYDIKDKTILVTGANRGIGKAIVESFIEHGATKVYAAVRQLNSVSSLVEQYGDRVVPIQVDLGDPQSIVAAAQTAPDVQIVINNAGVFQAGTPLAENAIVALEFQMNINVYGLIYMAQAFAPVLKANGGGVFAQINSVASLKSFSDSATYCASKAAAYSITQALRELLSEQDTFVLSVHPGPIATDMGDAAGMSEVAQSPTLVADGIIKALKAGDFHVFPDLVAKQMGNAYKSFAENVVEVSSS; this is translated from the coding sequence ATGAACTATGACATTAAAGACAAAACTATTTTGGTTACGGGCGCAAATCGCGGCATTGGCAAGGCGATAGTTGAGTCGTTTATTGAACATGGAGCTACCAAAGTCTATGCGGCTGTTCGTCAGCTCAATAGTGTCTCCTCATTGGTTGAACAATACGGCGATCGGGTAGTACCAATTCAGGTTGATTTAGGCGATCCCCAATCTATTGTTGCGGCTGCTCAAACTGCCCCAGATGTACAAATTGTGATCAATAATGCAGGAGTGTTTCAAGCTGGAACTCCCTTAGCTGAGAATGCGATCGTCGCTCTCGAATTTCAGATGAACATCAATGTATATGGATTGATCTACATGGCTCAGGCGTTTGCCCCGGTACTTAAAGCCAATGGAGGTGGTGTCTTTGCCCAAATCAACTCTGTTGCTTCGCTCAAGAGTTTCTCAGACTCTGCCACTTACTGTGCCTCAAAAGCTGCGGCTTATTCAATCACCCAGGCACTACGAGAGCTATTGAGCGAGCAGGACACGTTTGTGCTAAGTGTTCACCCTGGCCCGATTGCCACGGATATGGGCGATGCGGCAGGAATGAGTGAGGTTGCACAGTCACCTACACTTGTGGCAGACGGGATAATAAAAGCTCTCAAAGCTGGGGATTTTCACGTCTTTCCTGACTTGGTGGCAAAACAAATGGGCAATGCTTATAAAAGCTTTGCGGAAAATGTCGTTGAGGTGTCATCAAGTTAA
- the hypB gene encoding hydrogenase nickel incorporation protein HypB, translating into MCVTCGCSDDTEGKIINMETGEVEHNQYHHTHTLADGTVITHTHSHEPHTEASQIHAKIHGTTISLEQDILAKNNLIAAQNRGWFKGRNVLALNLMSSPGAGKTTLLTRTINDLKHQLPINVIEGDQETANDAQKIKETGCQVVQINTGTGCHLDASMIDRGLQQLNPPLNSVVMIENVGNLVCPALFDLGEQAKVVILSVTEGEDKPIKYPHIFRASQIMILTKIDLLPYVQFDVQKCIEYAQQVNPQIQIFQVSATTGTGLDNWYKWLSQKVTSFDRLVSA; encoded by the coding sequence ATGTGTGTAACTTGCGGTTGTTCTGATGATACAGAAGGCAAAATTATTAATATGGAAACGGGTGAGGTTGAACATAATCAATATCATCATACCCATACTTTAGCAGATGGTACTGTCATTACTCATACTCACAGTCACGAACCTCACACCGAAGCATCTCAAATTCATGCCAAAATACACGGCACAACGATATCTTTAGAACAAGATATCTTAGCAAAAAATAATCTTATAGCCGCCCAAAATCGCGGTTGGTTCAAAGGTCGAAATGTTCTAGCTTTAAATTTAATGAGTTCTCCGGGTGCAGGGAAAACAACTTTATTAACCCGTACCATTAATGATTTAAAGCATCAATTACCTATTAATGTAATCGAAGGCGACCAAGAAACAGCCAACGATGCCCAAAAAATTAAAGAAACAGGTTGTCAAGTCGTCCAAATCAACACAGGTACAGGCTGTCATTTAGATGCATCAATGATTGACAGGGGTTTACAACAACTAAATCCGCCACTCAATTCAGTTGTGATGATTGAAAATGTAGGAAATCTGGTTTGTCCGGCTTTATTTGATTTGGGAGAACAAGCAAAAGTGGTCATTCTTTCCGTTACAGAAGGAGAAGATAAACCAATCAAATATCCTCACATCTTCCGTGCTAGTCAGATAATGATTCTCACCAAAATTGATTTATTACCTTATGTACAATTTGATGTGCAAAAGTGTATAGAATATGCCCAGCAAGTAAATCCCCAAATTCAGATTTTTCAGGTTTCTGCAACTACGGGAACTGGATTAGATAATTGGTACAAATGGCTATCGCAAAAGGTAACTAGTTTTGACAGGTTAGTTTCTGCTTAA